The following coding sequences lie in one Glycine soja cultivar W05 chromosome 16, ASM419377v2, whole genome shotgun sequence genomic window:
- the LOC114389466 gene encoding elongation of fatty acids protein 3-like, translating to MMLKAAPRAVIYYLSEHPAIVGFRWSHAQSWGATWSFLFSSIASYLFLSVFLYFSLSLLFRRRQIPLGPLPAVHSLSMSLISATIFAGILLSAAAEISDTRWFWRRSKTPLQWLLCFPLGTRPSGRVFFWSYVYYLSRFLHMLRTLLRILRHRRLSFFHLLSNSISALASFLWLEFSQSFQVLAILFATLVYAAVYGYRFWTAIGLRGACFPFVLSCQIVLLACNVACHVAVFFLHFFLKGGCNGIGAWVFNSILNLALLMLSLNFYVRMHVHKRRRKVRDVTVTVATALS from the exons atGATGCTGAAGGCGGCACCGCGTGCAGTAATCTACTACCTCTCGGAGCACCCGGCTATCGTGGGGTTCCGGTGGAGCCACGCCCAATCATGGGGCGCCACGTGGTCCTTCCTCTTCTCCTCAATTGCCTCCTACCTCTTCCTCTCAGTCTTCCTatacttctctctttctctcctctTCCGCCGCCGTCAAATCCCTCTCGGCCCCCTTCCCGCCGTCCACAGCCTCTCCATGTCCCTCATCTCCGCCACGATCTTCGCCGGCATCCTCCTCTCTGCCGCCGCCGAGATCAGCGACACGCGGTGGTTCTGGCGGCGCTCCAAAACCCCCCTACAGTGGCTCCTCTGCTTCCCCTTGGGCACGCGCCCCTCGGGGCGCGTCTTCTTCTGGTCCTACGTCTACTACCTCTCCCGCTTCCTCCACATGCTCCGCACCCTCCTCAGAATCCTACGCCACCGCAGGCTATCATTTTTTCATCTGTTGAGTAACTCAATCTCCGCACTCGCCTCCTTCCTCTGGCTCGAGTTCTCGCAGTCCTTTCAA GTCCTCGCAATTCTCTTCGCCACGCTCGTGTACGCAGCCGTCTACGGCTACCGCTTCTGGACCGCCATCGGCCTCCGCGGCGCGTGCTTCCCCTTCGTCCTCAGCTGCCAGATCGTGCTCCTCGCCTGCAATGTTGCCTGCCACGTCGCCGTCTTCTTCCTCCACTTCTTCCTCAAGGGCGGGTGCAATGGGATCGGCGCGTGGGTCTTCAACTCAATCCTCAACCTCGCTCTTCTTATGCTCTCTCTTAACTTCTACGTGAGAATGCACGTTCACAAGAGGAGGAGGAAAGTTAGGgatgttactgttactgttgcTACTGCACTGTCTTAA